A stretch of the Nicotiana tabacum cultivar K326 chromosome 6, ASM71507v2, whole genome shotgun sequence genome encodes the following:
- the LOC107791669 gene encoding protein NRT1/ PTR FAMILY 1.2-like, whose translation MSQSQGSQPSSSRTPSILGLRLRDTSSDPPTPSTHVSDIHVSDGDADADEEGRFIAEIEEFIRSQPPNESGGPIQPSDEDAERMWTEAASGPKLGKCQGMQEQLKSLLDSGGFPIPRSRDSSQEARLPRARSSRPPNACSSCPPCDRSSRPRQVDPSGYRLPNESSSNGNDNDLNGAGFDRAAFFRSGEANFFSFIFMIPIKSRPKGGHVTMPFIIANEALEKVASYGLLPNMTFYLMNDYRMEVTTAQNLLFFWSAATNFLPLVGAFVADSYLGRFLAIGLGSIFSFLVIYISVLNVNLYYKLHLPPLMLALFVAGDQLGQACKSATASQYMLLVFSFLLMSIGAGGIRPCSLAFGANQFDKRDNPNNQRVLESFFAWYYASYIVFVLIARTGIVYLQDKMGWKIGFGVPAILMFLSAHFFFLASPFYIKEKVRSNLFGSFIQVMVVAYKNRKLPYPTQNSDYHHKNGSELQVPTEKLRFLNKACIINSPEDVKPNGVSVNSWNLCTVEQVEELKALIRIMPLWSTGIMISINLSQVSFPLLQAQSMDRHLTKKFQIPAGSFGIFLMIALTLWVFLYDRVILPLASKIRGRAVRLTPIVRMGIGIFVSCMSMLVSGIVEHVRRRRAISQGLLNNPEGLVEMSAMWLILQNSLNGIAEAFSAIGQTEFYYSELPSSMSSLASALLGLGMAVANLLAIVILSAVDKYTKGDGKESWVSSSINKGHYEYYYWLLAIMTSFNLLYFMICSWAYGPCANIDITKRMLEVSDDDDLPQENVPILQGK comes from the exons atgtcgcagtcacagggatcacaACCATCTTCTTCAAGGACTCCATCTATTTTAGGCCTTCGACTACGAGATACTAGCTCTGACCCCCCTACACCTTCCACACATGTCTCTGATATACATGTTTCGGACGGTGATGCTGATGCTGACGAGGAG ggtCGCTTCATAGCTGAAATagaggaattcatacgcagtcagccacctaatgaATCGGGCGGACCaatccaaccttcggacgaggatgctgaaagaatgtgGACGGAGGCTGCAAGCGGTCCAAAAttggggaag TGCCAGGGCATGCAAGAGCAGCTCAAATCTCTCCTAGATTCTGGAGGTTTTCCGATTCCCCGATCTCGTGACTCATCGCAAGAGGCTCGCCTTCCCCGtgctcgttcctcccgtcctccaaATGCTTGTTCCTCCTGTCCTCCCTgtgatcgttcttcccgtcctAGACAAGTAGACCCTTCTGGATACCGTCTTCCTAATGAAAGTTCATCAAACGGTAATGATAATGAT TTAAATGGAGCAGGATTTGACAGAGCTGCTTTCTTTAGATCAGGAGAAGCAAACTTCTTCTCATTCATCTTCATGATTCCAATTAAAAGTAGACCAAAGGGTGGCCACGTTACCATGCCTTTTATTATAG CAAACGAGGCATTGGAGAAAGTGGCAAGCTATGGGCTTTTACCAAATATGACATTCTATTTGATGAATGATTATAGGATGGAGGTTACTACTGCTCAAAATTTACTGTTTTTCTGGTCAGCAGCTACAAATTTCTTGCCTTTAGTTGGTGCTTTTGTTGCTGATTCATATCTGGGTCGTTTCCTTGCCATTGGCCTTGGTTCCATCTTCAGTTTCCTGGTAATTTACATTTCGGTCTTGAACGTGAACTTATATTATAA GCTGCATTTGCCTCCGCTTATGCTTGCACTCTTTGTTGCAGGCGATCAATTAGGGCAGGCTTGTAAATCTGCAACAGCTTCGCAATACATGCTCTTGGTCTTTTCATTTCTGCTCATGTCAATTGGTGCTGGTGGTATAAGACCATGTTCTTTAGCCTTTGGTGCTAACCAGTTTGACAAGAGAGATAATCCCAACAACCAAAGGGTGTTAGAAAGCTTCTTTGCCTGGTATTATGCTTCATACATAGTCTTTGTTCTGATTGCACGGACAGGTATCGTTTACCTTCAAGATAAGATGGGCTGGAAAATAGGTTTTGGAGTTCCTGCAATTCTCATGTTCTTATCCGCGCACTTTTTCTTCCTTGCTTCTCCGTTTTATATCAAGGAAAAGGTTCGCTCAAACTTGTTTGGCAGCTTTATTCAAGTAATGGTGGTTGCCTACAAGAATAGGAAACTCCCATACCCTACTCAGAATTCTGATTACCATCACAAGAATGGTTCAGAACTTCAAGTGCCAACGGAGAAACTGAGATTCTTAAACAAAGCTTGCATTATTAACAGCCCTGAAGATGTTAAGCCAAATGGAGTTTCAGTCAATTCATGGAACCTTTGTACAGTGGAGCAAGTTGAGGAGCTAAAAGCCCTCATTAGGATCATGCCATTGTGGTCGACGGGGATCATGATATCAATAAACTTGAGCCAAGTGTCATTCCCTTTGCTACAAGCTCAATCCATGGATAGACATCTAACgaaaaaatttcaaattccaGCTGGCtcatttggtatttttcttatgATCGCATTAACACTTTGGGTTTTTCTCTATGACCGTGTGATCCTTCCATTGGCATCGAAAATCAGAGGAAGAGCAGTTCGTCTAACACCTATAGTCAGAATGGGGATTGGTATATTCGTCTCTTGCATGTCTATGTTAGTCTCTGGTATCGTGGAACATGTTCGACGAAGAAGAGCAATAAGCCAAGGGCTCTTGAACAACCCCGAGGGGTTGGTGGAAATGTCAGCTATGTGGCTCATACTGCAAAATAGTTTAAATGGAATAGCAGAGGCATTCAGTGCAATCGGCCAGACAGAGTTCTATTATTCTGAGCTCCCGAGTAGTATGTCAAGTCTCGCATCTGCACTCTTAGGACTAGGAATGGCAGTGGCAAATCTATTAGCAATTGTTATCCTGAGTGCTGTGGATAAGTATACCAAAGGAGATGGGAAAGAGAGTTGGGTTTCAAGCAGTATCAACAAGGGTCACTATGAATATTACTACTGGCTTCTTGCTATTATGACATCTTTTAATCTGCTTTATTTTATGATTTGTAGCTGGGCATATGGACCTTGTGCTAACATTGACATCACTAAGAGAATGTTAGAGGTTAGTGATGATGATGATCTGCCACAGGAGAACGTACCTATTCTACAAGGAAAATGA